In Sphingomonas sp. PAMC26645, one DNA window encodes the following:
- a CDS encoding beta-galactosidase: MIDRTRLIALALATALTPVTATAQVARPTQNLAAPVKTFGRVSYDARSLMIDGKRQVIWSSEFHPFRLPSPDLWRDILQKMKASGFNTVALYFDWGYHSPKQGVYDFTGIRDVERVLAMAQEEGLYVITRAGPYVNAELSRGGFPGWLVNQKARARTDDPAYLAAVDEWLTHVNAIIARHQINGDGKGHSGSVILHQIENELALTTPAQRRYMDHLYAKARADGITVPLFHNDQGRNGYWVPETSTVANVVKGPGDLYAFDGYPGGTCTVAGKPTRGVAAPDWGFYGPGGAKGGASASPDTPAFLAEFGGGWFDYWGSNGGYECNAIQRGKRFQRVFYGTNLANGIDIQSFYMGYGGTSWGWLPAPVVFTSYDYGSAISEARELRSKAEEMKQLGGLIATVPDLAGMVPAAPVEVSSPNVQAYHNRNPESDARFLMVTHKPSNGQTSDHFTINADLPDGRYTFPRGEPMRLNGFDAKWLVAGVNVGGQRLVYSTSELQTALTIDRGDMMLLYGRAGETGETVLRYASAPTVKLLEGTATSAFDAAKGDLRLDYTHAGRAVVRIAGGGRPALTLILADEAEAVRYWRGSDAVLVRGPALLRSTKATGGTLALTGDTADTTPLEIWAPTALRSVQWNGTAVATKATVIGSRTATAALPGPAPVVLPALTSWRMAQGSPEATPGFDDTSWQAIDGRGSATMTAKPDGQPNLTMDSYGFHDGDVWYRGRFTGTPDAKQIALFYGAGGSGMVQVWIDGQFVGQNELPSGLPRPITTGLARFDLPASAQSGGEHVVSVMVRNNGHNWDLDSDDYHKEARGLVSVSIEAPGGRSFGVPIAWKIQGKLGGEDIPDPARGPANNGGQYGERFGWHLPGFNDKAWGAATIPATTAAPGTTWYRTRFDLAVPKGQDTTIALAFGDTTTPRSVARYRALLFVNGWNMGQFIAHVGPQRVFPIPEGILNHHGENTVALAVTSDGAPGDAIEQVRLVTMRNVKGGVPVRMVAAPDRLGTAN; this comes from the coding sequence ATGATTGACCGCACCCGCCTGATCGCCTTGGCGCTCGCCACCGCGCTGACACCGGTCACCGCGACGGCGCAGGTCGCACGCCCGACACAGAACCTCGCCGCGCCAGTCAAGACATTCGGCCGCGTGTCGTACGACGCACGGTCGCTGATGATCGACGGCAAGCGTCAGGTAATCTGGTCGAGCGAATTCCACCCGTTCCGCCTGCCCAGCCCAGATCTGTGGCGTGATATTCTGCAGAAGATGAAGGCGAGCGGGTTCAACACCGTCGCGCTCTATTTCGACTGGGGATATCACAGCCCCAAACAGGGCGTGTACGACTTCACCGGCATCCGCGACGTCGAGCGCGTGCTGGCGATGGCGCAGGAGGAGGGGCTCTACGTCATCACCCGCGCCGGGCCGTACGTGAATGCCGAGCTGTCGCGCGGTGGGTTTCCGGGCTGGCTGGTCAACCAGAAGGCCCGCGCGAGGACCGACGATCCGGCGTATCTCGCCGCGGTCGACGAGTGGCTCACCCACGTCAACGCAATCATCGCGCGGCACCAGATCAACGGCGACGGCAAGGGCCATAGCGGCAGCGTCATCCTCCACCAGATCGAGAACGAACTGGCGCTGACCACGCCTGCACAACGCCGCTACATGGACCATCTCTATGCCAAGGCCCGCGCCGACGGCATCACCGTGCCGCTGTTCCACAACGATCAGGGCCGCAACGGATACTGGGTACCCGAGACCTCGACCGTCGCGAACGTCGTCAAGGGACCGGGCGATCTCTACGCGTTCGACGGTTATCCCGGCGGCACCTGCACCGTCGCGGGCAAGCCCACGCGCGGCGTGGCGGCACCCGACTGGGGGTTCTACGGTCCCGGCGGTGCAAAGGGCGGCGCATCCGCCTCGCCCGATACGCCGGCTTTCCTCGCGGAGTTCGGTGGCGGCTGGTTCGATTACTGGGGCTCGAACGGCGGCTACGAATGCAACGCCATCCAGCGCGGCAAGCGGTTCCAGCGCGTGTTCTACGGCACCAATCTCGCCAACGGCATCGACATCCAGAGCTTCTACATGGGCTATGGCGGCACCAGCTGGGGCTGGCTCCCCGCCCCGGTCGTGTTCACGAGCTACGACTACGGCTCCGCGATCTCCGAAGCACGCGAGCTTAGGAGCAAGGCGGAGGAGATGAAACAGCTCGGTGGGCTGATCGCCACGGTGCCCGATCTTGCGGGCATGGTCCCCGCCGCACCGGTAGAGGTGTCGTCGCCGAACGTGCAGGCGTATCATAACCGGAATCCGGAGAGCGATGCGCGCTTCCTGATGGTGACGCACAAGCCGTCCAACGGCCAGACCAGCGACCACTTCACGATCAACGCCGACCTGCCCGACGGGCGCTACACTTTCCCGCGAGGGGAGCCGATGCGGCTGAACGGGTTCGACGCGAAATGGCTGGTCGCAGGCGTGAATGTCGGCGGGCAACGGCTGGTCTATTCGACGTCGGAACTGCAGACCGCGCTGACGATCGATCGCGGCGACATGATGCTGCTGTACGGTCGCGCGGGTGAGACCGGCGAGACGGTGTTGCGCTATGCGTCCGCGCCGACCGTGAAACTGCTCGAAGGCACCGCCACCAGCGCGTTCGACGCAGCGAAGGGCGATCTCCGGCTCGATTATACGCATGCCGGGCGCGCGGTAGTGCGAATTGCCGGCGGCGGGCGCCCTGCCCTTACGCTGATCCTCGCCGACGAGGCCGAGGCGGTACGCTATTGGCGGGGCAGCGACGCGGTGCTCGTGCGTGGGCCCGCGTTGCTGCGCTCGACCAAGGCGACCGGCGGCACGCTGGCGCTGACCGGCGATACTGCCGACACGACTCCGCTCGAAATCTGGGCTCCTACCGCGCTTCGGTCCGTGCAATGGAACGGCACCGCGGTTGCTACGAAAGCGACGGTGATCGGCAGCCGAACCGCGACGGCGGCATTGCCCGGTCCCGCCCCGGTCGTACTCCCGGCGCTGACCAGTTGGCGGATGGCGCAGGGCTCCCCCGAAGCCACACCCGGCTTCGACGACACCAGCTGGCAGGCGATCGACGGACGCGGCAGCGCGACGATGACCGCCAAACCCGACGGCCAGCCGAACCTGACGATGGACTCCTACGGTTTCCACGACGGCGACGTCTGGTATCGCGGGCGCTTCACCGGCACGCCCGACGCCAAGCAGATCGCGCTGTTCTACGGCGCGGGCGGCTCCGGGATGGTACAGGTCTGGATCGATGGTCAGTTCGTTGGCCAGAATGAGCTGCCGAGCGGACTGCCGCGGCCGATCACGACCGGGCTCGCACGGTTCGACCTGCCCGCCTCTGCACAGTCGGGCGGCGAGCACGTCGTCAGCGTCATGGTGCGCAACAACGGGCATAATTGGGACCTCGATTCCGACGATTATCACAAGGAAGCGCGCGGGCTGGTTTCCGTATCGATCGAGGCGCCGGGCGGGCGCAGCTTCGGCGTACCGATCGCGTGGAAGATCCAGGGCAAGCTCGGCGGCGAGGACATTCCCGATCCGGCGCGCGGCCCCGCCAACAACGGCGGCCAATATGGCGAACGGTTCGGCTGGCACCTGCCCGGCTTCAACGACAAGGCCTGGGGCGCAGCGACGATCCCCGCCACCACGGCGGCGCCCGGCACGACCTGGTATCGGACGCGGTTCGATCTCGCGGTGCCGAAGGGCCAGGACACGACGATCGCCCTCGCATTCGGCGACACGACGACGCCGCGCTCGGTCGCCCGCTACCGTGCGCTGCTGTTCGTCAATGGCTGGAACATGGGGCAGTTCATCGCGCATGTCGGACCGCAGCGCGTGTTCCCGATCCCCGAGGGCATTCTTAACCACCACGGCGAGAACACCGTCGCGCTCGCGGTCACGTCCGACGGCGCGCCCGGCGATGCGATCGAGCAGGTCCGCCTGGTGACGATGCGCAACGTCAAGGGCGGCGTGCCGGTGCGGATGGTCGCGGCACCCGACCGGCTGGGCACCGCAAATTGA
- a CDS encoding glycosyl hydrolase 53 family protein, whose translation MITRRTFGAGAGAACLASIAPAAKVASGASPWPYLIGADVSWIPEDEFAGATYFENGVTKDPLAILRNAGFNAIKLRLFVDPAKGYSSGKPGGPWCDLPRTIAFAKRIKAAGFHLSLTLHYSDTWADPQHQDKPAAWAALTFPQLVEAVHRHTVDALSAMKRAGAAPDLVVIGNETTFGMLWPDGRVPLTISTGNPQTDAVHMNVPGAGGYDRFAMLLKAGIAGAREATPEARVAVHNHLGRHWPIVRYWMDNLLQRGVKFDATGFSCYQQQAQGDWARTFTEFAKAYPDHGFLALEYSSRKRYVNDLVHAQPHGWGSFIWEPTRHQEAIFTHNGTPAGEGPKPDLLSQGINAAEAPGAVTAPTVPTPPNGRTPSTGHGGRYDADPKFLTLYRTMARDYGLSPARPNRRL comes from the coding sequence TTGATCACGCGCAGAACATTTGGCGCAGGCGCTGGGGCGGCCTGTCTCGCCAGCATCGCACCAGCCGCAAAGGTCGCAAGCGGCGCAAGCCCATGGCCCTATCTGATCGGCGCGGACGTCTCGTGGATCCCGGAGGACGAGTTCGCCGGCGCGACGTATTTCGAGAACGGCGTCACCAAGGACCCGCTCGCAATCCTGCGCAATGCGGGATTCAACGCGATCAAGCTGCGGCTTTTCGTCGATCCTGCGAAGGGGTATTCGAGTGGCAAGCCGGGCGGGCCGTGGTGCGACCTGCCGCGCACGATCGCGTTCGCCAAGCGGATCAAGGCTGCCGGTTTCCACCTGTCGCTGACGCTGCATTATTCGGACACCTGGGCCGATCCGCAGCATCAGGACAAGCCCGCCGCCTGGGCTGCGCTCACGTTCCCCCAACTGGTCGAGGCGGTCCACCGCCATACCGTCGACGCGCTGTCGGCGATGAAGCGCGCGGGCGCCGCCCCCGACCTCGTCGTGATCGGCAACGAGACGACCTTCGGCATGCTCTGGCCCGACGGACGCGTGCCGCTGACGATTTCGACCGGCAATCCGCAGACCGATGCGGTGCACATGAACGTCCCCGGCGCGGGCGGGTACGACCGGTTCGCGATGCTGTTGAAAGCCGGGATCGCCGGCGCGCGCGAAGCGACGCCCGAGGCGCGGGTGGCGGTGCACAATCATCTCGGGCGGCATTGGCCGATCGTCCGCTACTGGATGGACAATCTCCTTCAGCGCGGCGTCAAATTCGATGCCACCGGCTTCTCCTGCTACCAGCAACAGGCGCAGGGCGACTGGGCGCGAACCTTTACCGAGTTCGCCAAAGCCTATCCCGATCACGGCTTTCTCGCGCTCGAATATTCGTCGCGCAAACGCTACGTGAACGACCTTGTCCACGCGCAGCCGCACGGCTGGGGCAGCTTCATCTGGGAGCCGACGCGGCACCAGGAAGCCATCTTCACGCACAACGGCACGCCCGCCGGCGAAGGCCCCAAGCCCGACCTCCTCTCGCAGGGAATCAACGCCGCCGAAGCGCCCGGCGCCGTGACAGCGCCGACCGTGCCGACACCGCCGAACGGCAGGACGCCGTCGACCGGTCATGGCGGCCGCTACGACGCGGACCCCAAATTTCTCACCCTCTATCGGACGATGGCGCGCGACTACGGGCTCAGCCCTGCGCGTCCCAACAGGAGACTATAA